From the genome of Scytonema hofmannii PCC 7110, one region includes:
- the argC gene encoding N-acetyl-gamma-glutamyl-phosphate reductase translates to MGNFGRVPVGVVGASDYGGVQLVRLLMDHPEVELVYLGNESSIGKPFADLYPQLAHAVNQKIEAVDPEVIAQRCEVVFLCLPNGQACEIAPQLLEKGCKVLDLSADYRFSHLPTYTAWYSKERTDRSTAAVAVYGLPELYRDRLTEAQLVGCPGCYPTASLLALSPLLKQGLIVPETAIIDAKSGTSGGGRQAKINMLLAEADNSLAAYSVSRHHHTPEIEQICSDLAGHEVTIQFTPHLIPMVRGILATVYATLRDPGLVRDDLITIYRAFYRNSPWVKICDPGIYPQTKWAYGSNLCYIGIEADPRTGRAIVMSVIDNLIKGQAGQAIQCLNIMMDWDETLGLPKLGFYP, encoded by the coding sequence ATGGGCAATTTTGGGCGCGTTCCGGTTGGAGTTGTTGGCGCGTCAGACTACGGCGGAGTGCAGTTAGTGCGGCTCTTAATGGATCATCCAGAAGTCGAACTAGTTTATTTAGGCAATGAGAGCAGTATAGGAAAACCATTTGCAGATCTTTATCCTCAATTGGCTCACGCTGTTAACCAAAAAATCGAGGCTGTCGATCCAGAAGTTATTGCTCAGCGATGTGAAGTAGTATTTCTCTGTCTACCAAACGGTCAGGCTTGCGAAATTGCACCGCAACTTTTAGAGAAAGGGTGTAAGGTTCTCGATTTAAGTGCAGATTATCGATTTAGTCATTTACCAACTTACACAGCTTGGTATAGTAAGGAGCGAACAGATCGTTCAACGGCTGCTGTTGCTGTATACGGCTTACCAGAACTTTATCGCGATCGCCTGACTGAAGCACAGCTAGTTGGTTGTCCCGGTTGCTATCCCACAGCCAGTTTACTCGCACTTTCTCCACTCCTCAAGCAAGGGTTAATCGTCCCAGAAACCGCTATTATTGACGCCAAGTCAGGTACATCTGGTGGCGGTCGTCAAGCAAAAATCAATATGTTGTTGGCAGAAGCAGACAACTCTCTAGCCGCCTATAGTGTTTCCCGTCACCATCACACCCCAGAAATCGAGCAAATTTGCAGCGATTTAGCAGGACATGAGGTCACGATTCAATTTACACCACACTTAATTCCCATGGTACGGGGCATCTTAGCAACAGTTTATGCTACACTCCGCGATCCCGGTTTGGTGCGAGATGATTTAATTACAATTTATAGAGCTTTCTACCGTAACTCCCCGTGGGTAAAAATTTGCGATCCGGGCATTTATCCCCAAACTAAGTGGGCTTACGGTAGTAATCTTTGTTATATTGGTATAGAAGCTGACCCACGAACGGGTCGCGCTATTGTCATGTCAGTTATTGATAACTTAATCAAAGGGCAAGCGGGTCAAGCCATTCAGTGTCTTAATATCATGATGGACTGGGATGAGACACTAGGGTTACCGAAGTTAGGGTTTTATCCTTGA
- a CDS encoding DUF5615 family PIN-like protein, translating into MICYLMDENVDPVYQIQLLRQDTNLVVWAVGDMGTPSKGTLDPEILIWCEEHDFILVTNNRTSMPVHLIEH; encoded by the coding sequence ATGATTTGTTACCTAATGGATGAAAATGTAGACCCAGTTTATCAAATTCAACTATTACGGCAAGACACTAATTTAGTCGTTTGGGCTGTGGGTGACATGGGTACACCCTCGAAAGGTACTCTCGATCCTGAGATCCTTATTTGGTGTGAAGAACATGACTTTATTTTAGTAACTAATAATCGTACATCTATGCCTGTGCATTTAATTGAACATTAA
- a CDS encoding iron uptake porin — protein MELSVKQCKWRRIRSQKLLAGSSIGCIIFSHLCFPSTASSLPSLQRQEAAFSTAMDVATDEETDVTDELSEDFTDDSALSDTVTQEFAPPTSVSELSDVQPTDWAYQALRSLMERYGILSGYSDGKFRGNRPLSRYEFAAALAATLDKVDSLVANAIGDRYIQEDLVTLRRLQKDYRSALDQLQQRIASTEDRVTQLEANEFSTTTKLQGQVIFAYTEGSNSGTSIIARERLNFLTSFNGQDLLLTQLEASNNGLDTIGQAQEKNVNLLGTRGFIANGGGLDYIGSDTSLSLRRLYYTFRPVSDLAVTVGTKISPRDFIDRNTYANNEAVDFSSSFFLNNPLIVQNQIDRNGGAGAVVAWNPGSGPFTLRSLYVAADANNPNSSTDGGFFGDRYQTSVEVEYVARDRFAFRLQYTNAAINNTDINAFGVNAEYALNRYIGIFTRLGFGNYQGFNTAINQDLDLHSFSWAVGFGLRNLFIPGTTAGFAVGQPFVTNKLGNANQVNFETFYNLELNDNLSITPILSVVTNADNSTSNSTIWQGTLRTVIVF, from the coding sequence ATGGAGTTGAGCGTTAAGCAATGCAAGTGGCGGAGAATTCGTTCTCAAAAATTGTTGGCGGGAAGTTCTATTGGTTGTATTATTTTTAGCCACCTGTGCTTTCCTTCAACAGCGAGTTCTTTGCCTTCTCTACAGCGCCAAGAGGCTGCTTTTTCAACGGCGATGGATGTGGCGACGGATGAGGAAACAGATGTAACGGATGAATTATCTGAAGATTTTACGGATGATTCAGCATTATCTGACACTGTGACTCAAGAGTTTGCTCCACCAACTTCGGTTTCGGAATTGTCTGATGTTCAACCGACTGACTGGGCTTATCAGGCTTTGCGATCGCTCATGGAACGCTACGGCATTCTCTCTGGGTATTCTGATGGTAAGTTTCGCGGTAACCGCCCTCTGTCTCGTTATGAATTTGCGGCTGCTTTGGCGGCTACTTTGGATAAAGTGGATAGCTTAGTTGCCAATGCTATTGGCGATCGCTATATTCAAGAGGATTTGGTGACCTTAAGGCGATTGCAAAAAGATTATCGTTCTGCCTTGGATCAATTGCAGCAAAGAATTGCGTCTACTGAAGATCGAGTGACTCAACTTGAGGCGAATGAATTTTCTACCACCACCAAACTCCAAGGACAGGTGATTTTTGCCTACACTGAGGGGAGCAATTCTGGAACTAGCATAATTGCTCGCGAACGGTTAAATTTCTTAACAAGTTTTAACGGTCAAGATTTACTCCTGACTCAGTTGGAAGCAAGTAATAACGGGCTTGATACGATTGGACAGGCGCAAGAGAAAAACGTCAACTTGCTAGGAACACGTGGTTTTATTGCCAATGGAGGTGGGTTGGATTACATAGGATCTGATACCAGTCTCAGTCTCAGGCGCTTGTATTACACGTTTCGTCCAGTTTCCGATTTAGCAGTGACTGTTGGGACAAAAATCTCGCCACGGGATTTTATTGACCGTAACACTTATGCTAACAACGAAGCTGTTGATTTTAGTTCTAGTTTTTTTCTGAATAACCCTCTCATTGTCCAAAACCAAATCGACCGAAATGGTGGCGCAGGAGCTGTTGTTGCATGGAACCCAGGTAGCGGACCTTTTACTTTACGTTCTCTCTATGTTGCTGCTGATGCAAATAATCCCAACTCAAGCACGGATGGTGGTTTTTTTGGGGATAGATACCAAACGAGCGTGGAAGTGGAATACGTTGCCCGCGATCGCTTTGCATTCAGACTACAATATACTAATGCTGCAATTAATAACACTGACATTAATGCCTTTGGTGTTAATGCCGAGTATGCGCTGAACCGTTATATAGGGATATTTACGCGCCTGGGATTTGGGAATTATCAGGGATTTAACACCGCTATCAACCAGGACTTAGATTTACATTCCTTCAGTTGGGCAGTGGGATTTGGTCTTCGTAACCTCTTCATTCCAGGAACGACGGCGGGTTTCGCTGTTGGTCAACCTTTCGTCACCAACAAATTGGGAAATGCAAATCAAGTTAACTTTGAAACATTTTATAATTTAGAACTAAACGATAATCTCAGTATTACCCCTATATTGTCGGTAGTCACCAATGCTGATAACAGTACTTCCAACAGTACTATTTGGCAAGGAACTCTCAGAACGGTGATTGTGTTTTAG
- a CDS encoding DUF433 domain-containing protein, with protein MRLENYFDFFAPNDIRVKGTRVGIESILYEYIHRKLSPEEILPKFRTLTLEQVYATILYYLHNKEEVGKYFADWLEWGHQQRKAQEMNPHPGIIKLRERIAKYGRNPEVYKKLRAEGVLDLSTSTKEATEIRQDDLLPNG; from the coding sequence ATGCGACTAGAAAACTATTTTGACTTTTTTGCACCAAATGACATTCGGGTTAAAGGTACGCGAGTTGGGATCGAAAGTATTCTTTATGAGTATATTCATCGTAAGTTATCCCCAGAGGAAATACTTCCCAAGTTTCGCACTTTGACATTAGAGCAAGTTTATGCCACGATTTTGTATTACCTTCACAACAAAGAAGAAGTTGGTAAATACTTTGCTGACTGGTTGGAGTGGGGTCACCAGCAACGTAAGGCGCAAGAAATGAATCCTCACCCTGGAATTATTAAGTTACGGGAACGGATAGCCAAGTATGGACGCAACCCAGAGGTATACAAAAAACTTCGTGCTGAGGGAGTTCTAGATTTATCAACAAGTACAAAGGAAGCAACTGAAATAAGGCAAGATGATTTGTTACCTAATGGATGA
- the ribBA gene encoding bifunctional 3,4-dihydroxy-2-butanone-4-phosphate synthase/GTP cyclohydrolase II — protein MSQHITSSTQSFKFDSIDTALADLKAGRPIVVVDDENRENEGDLICAAQFATPDIVNFMAVEARGLICLAMMGDRLDELDLPLMVTNITDTNQTAFTVSIDAGPELGVSTGISAEDRARTIQVAINPATKPSSLRRPGHIFPIRARVGGVLKRAGHTEAAVDLSRLAGLYPAGVICEIQNPDGSMARLTELFNYATHHHLKIISIADLISYRLEHDRLIKRETVADLPTQFGHFKIYAYRHTLDNTEHVAIVKGNPAEFDDHPVMVRMHSECLTGDALGSLRCDCRMQLQAALKMLENAGQGVVVYLRQEGRGIGLVNKLKAYSLQDMGLDTVEANQRLGFAADLRDYGMGAQMLMDLGVHKIRLITNNPRKIAGLKGYGLEVVDRVPLLIEATDYNSYYLTTKAKKLGHMLLQTYLVTVAIHWQDDPKAVTERYERLEKLRHLAKSCDLLLQEEARPLALALFDEPSLIVHLGFDQANIATSDWYKQKGHPYAQAISQILDNLVNLPYIQKLEFLISPGVDPMSNLQVQLDRQSFPIGTLPSSICCENLGTQKIYSFGRLG, from the coding sequence GTGTCGCAGCATATCACCTCTTCAACTCAAAGTTTCAAATTTGATTCAATTGATACCGCCCTGGCAGATTTAAAAGCAGGTCGCCCAATCGTCGTCGTAGATGACGAGAACAGAGAAAATGAGGGCGACTTGATTTGCGCTGCTCAATTTGCCACCCCGGACATCGTTAATTTTATGGCAGTGGAAGCACGGGGTCTCATTTGTTTGGCAATGATGGGCGATCGCTTAGACGAACTCGACCTACCATTGATGGTGACAAATATTACAGACACCAACCAAACTGCTTTCACCGTCAGTATTGATGCCGGACCGGAGTTGGGTGTTTCCACTGGTATTTCAGCAGAAGACCGTGCTCGTACCATCCAAGTGGCTATCAACCCAGCCACAAAACCCTCTTCTTTGCGCCGTCCCGGTCATATTTTCCCCATTCGCGCAAGAGTTGGAGGCGTGCTCAAACGGGCAGGTCACACGGAAGCAGCCGTTGACTTATCCCGATTAGCTGGATTATATCCCGCAGGGGTTATTTGTGAAATTCAAAACCCCGACGGTTCCATGGCACGGTTAACTGAGTTATTTAACTACGCCACCCACCACCATCTAAAAATCATTAGTATTGCTGATTTAATCAGTTACCGCCTCGAGCACGATCGCTTAATCAAGCGGGAAACCGTCGCCGATTTACCAACCCAATTCGGTCACTTCAAAATTTACGCCTACCGACATACTTTAGACAATACAGAACACGTCGCCATTGTCAAGGGTAATCCTGCGGAATTTGATGACCATCCAGTGATGGTACGGATGCACTCAGAATGTCTCACTGGAGACGCGTTGGGTTCCTTACGCTGTGACTGTCGGATGCAATTGCAAGCAGCCCTGAAAATGCTGGAAAATGCGGGTCAAGGCGTTGTCGTTTACCTGCGACAAGAAGGTCGGGGAATAGGATTGGTTAACAAGTTAAAAGCCTACTCCTTACAGGACATGGGACTCGATACCGTAGAAGCAAATCAAAGGTTGGGATTCGCCGCCGATTTGCGAGACTACGGGATGGGAGCGCAAATGCTTATGGACTTAGGCGTGCATAAGATTCGCTTGATTACTAACAATCCCCGTAAAATTGCCGGGTTAAAAGGCTATGGTTTAGAAGTTGTCGATCGCGTACCTCTGTTAATTGAAGCAACCGACTACAATTCCTACTATCTAACAACAAAAGCGAAAAAGCTGGGTCATATGCTGTTACAAACTTATTTAGTAACAGTAGCTATTCACTGGCAAGACGATCCAAAAGCTGTGACGGAACGTTACGAACGCTTAGAAAAATTGCGGCATCTCGCAAAAAGTTGCGATCTATTGCTACAAGAAGAAGCACGTCCTCTAGCCTTGGCGCTGTTTGACGAACCATCCCTAATAGTACATTTAGGTTTTGACCAAGCCAACATTGCAACCAGCGATTGGTACAAGCAGAAAGGACATCCTTACGCACAAGCAATTTCTCAAATTTTAGACAACTTGGTAAATTTGCCCTACATCCAAAAGCTAGAATTTCTGATTTCTCCTGGTGTTGACCCCATGAGTAATTTGCAAGTGCAATTGGATCGGCAATCATTTCCTATTGGTACATTGCCTTCCTCAATTTGTTGCGAGAATTTGGGAACTCAGAAGATTTACAGTTTTGGTAGGTTGGGTTGA
- a CDS encoding 4Fe-4S single cluster domain-containing protein, which yields MTQQKTNPYLSLIEIPAGYLNIMGYVDESEVNGPGCRAVIWVQGCSRECPGCFNLESWSFEINQLVSVDSLAEKILSKPRNQGVTFSGGEPFWQAPALASLARKVKAAGLNVMSFSGFTLEQLRSPSGPAGAQDLLEQLDILIDGAYVESLAINSPLSPVSSSNQRIHVLNPAFQDQITWASDQIEVHIFKDGRRLITGYRGGLVSDQ from the coding sequence ATGACTCAACAGAAAACAAATCCTTATCTTTCTTTGATTGAGATTCCGGCTGGATATCTCAACATTATGGGCTACGTAGATGAATCAGAGGTTAATGGTCCCGGATGTCGTGCTGTTATTTGGGTGCAGGGTTGTTCGCGGGAGTGTCCGGGTTGTTTTAATCTTGAATCTTGGTCGTTTGAAATTAATCAACTGGTATCGGTTGATAGCTTAGCTGAAAAAATTCTCAGCAAGCCCCGCAATCAAGGGGTGACATTTTCTGGAGGGGAACCTTTTTGGCAAGCTCCTGCACTGGCTTCTCTTGCTCGTAAAGTGAAAGCAGCTGGGCTGAATGTTATGTCTTTTTCTGGTTTTACTTTAGAACAATTGCGATCGCCCTCCGGACCAGCTGGTGCTCAAGATTTATTGGAACAGTTAGATATTCTGATTGATGGTGCTTACGTTGAGTCACTAGCAATCAATTCACCACTTTCCCCTGTTTCTTCTAGCAATCAACGAATTCATGTGCTGAACCCAGCTTTTCAAGACCAAATCACTTGGGCTAGCGACCAAATAGAAGTTCATATTTTCAAGGATGGTCGCCGTTTGATTACGGGTTATCGCGGAGGGTTGGTCAGTGACCAGTGA
- a CDS encoding REP-associated tyrosine transposase, whose amino-acid sequence MQYRRVKIDGGTYFFTVVTHNRRKFLCEPSNISLLRNAFRYVLQQHPFKIEAIAILPEHIHSIWTLPEGDCDYSTRWRLVKSYFSHRCASIYRGEISTSRKKKQEQAIWQRRFWEHQIRDEKDFINHLEYIHYNPVKHGLVVAPKDWEYSSFHRYVQQGIYTINWRANSRGSHEYF is encoded by the coding sequence ATGCAATATCGTAGAGTCAAAATAGATGGAGGTACATACTTTTTTACTGTAGTCACTCACAACAGACGCAAGTTTTTATGTGAACCAAGTAATATTTCTCTATTAAGAAATGCTTTTCGATACGTGCTACAGCAACATCCTTTTAAAATTGAAGCGATCGCTATATTACCCGAGCACATACACTCTATTTGGACACTACCTGAAGGAGATTGTGACTATTCTACACGCTGGCGTTTAGTCAAAAGTTATTTTAGTCATCGCTGTGCAAGTATTTATCGCGGTGAAATATCCACATCTCGAAAAAAGAAACAGGAGCAGGCGATTTGGCAACGTCGCTTTTGGGAACATCAAATACGAGATGAAAAAGACTTTATTAATCATCTGGAGTACATTCATTATAATCCTGTGAAGCATGGATTAGTGGTAGCACCCAAGGATTGGGAATATTCTAGTTTTCACCGTTACGTTCAGCAGGGAATTTATACCATAAACTGGAGAGCAAACAGCCGTGGAAGTCATGAGTATTTTTAG
- the gloA gene encoding lactoylglutathione lyase — MRLLHTMLRVGNLEESLKFYCEVLGMKLLRRKDYPGGEFTLAFVGYGDESDHTVLELTYNWGVDKYDLGSAYGHIALGVDDIYATCEEIRKHGAKVVREPGPMKHGSTVIAFVEDPDGYKVELIQLGTQGSAAKQETAQQVTA; from the coding sequence ATGCGACTGCTGCATACAATGCTACGGGTAGGCAATCTTGAAGAATCTCTAAAGTTTTACTGTGAAGTTCTGGGAATGAAACTATTGCGGCGAAAGGATTATCCAGGGGGAGAGTTTACTCTGGCTTTTGTTGGCTATGGTGACGAAAGTGACCATACAGTTTTGGAATTGACTTACAACTGGGGCGTAGACAAGTACGATTTGGGTAGTGCATACGGTCACATCGCTCTTGGAGTTGATGATATCTACGCAACTTGTGAGGAAATTAGAAAACATGGTGCTAAAGTGGTGCGGGAACCAGGTCCAATGAAGCATGGTTCTACGGTTATCGCATTTGTGGAAGATCCAGATGGATATAAGGTAGAACTGATTCAACTGGGTACTCAAGGGTCTGCTGCTAAACAAGAAACTGCACAGCAAGTGACTGCCTAG
- a CDS encoding class I SAM-dependent methyltransferase, which yields MKKFNYYDRIAQIYNQTRWLTESVAEEVADFILDLTCATPETSFLEPGVGTGLNVLPLVKRGYSVTGIDISEEMLEQFRQKINGTPPNLILRHTDASQLPFPDNSFDVILTVHMVHTVSDWRAFLDEIDRVLKPEGFYLNCQWITPPKRREFEGHFRAILSKYEGDKQESKYVNTVLQEIDVDKYFNSKGYISNYFIAKQWAVNNTVEELLNFLKLRAYGFCWQVSDEIFHQSMNEFEEFCIEHYGLQTVLSSDAKFEIWAYRMR from the coding sequence ATGAAGAAATTCAATTATTACGATCGCATTGCACAAATTTACAACCAAACGCGTTGGTTAACAGAATCAGTAGCGGAAGAAGTAGCAGACTTTATTCTTGACCTTACTTGTGCAACACCTGAGACATCTTTTCTAGAACCCGGAGTTGGTACAGGTTTAAATGTTCTTCCTCTTGTCAAACGTGGTTATTCTGTAACAGGAATAGATATCTCTGAAGAAATGCTGGAGCAGTTCCGTCAAAAAATAAATGGAACTCCTCCCAATTTAATATTACGACATACAGATGCCTCACAATTACCTTTTCCAGACAACAGTTTTGATGTTATATTAACTGTTCACATGGTTCATACAGTCTCTGACTGGAGAGCATTTTTAGATGAGATTGATCGCGTGCTGAAACCTGAAGGCTTTTATCTCAACTGTCAATGGATAACTCCACCAAAGCGGAGAGAGTTTGAAGGTCATTTTCGAGCCATCTTATCAAAGTATGAAGGTGACAAGCAAGAATCAAAATATGTAAATACAGTCCTCCAAGAAATAGACGTAGATAAATATTTCAACAGTAAAGGATATATATCAAATTATTTCATTGCAAAGCAATGGGCTGTTAATAACACTGTTGAGGAGCTATTAAATTTCCTTAAATTACGGGCATATGGCTTTTGTTGGCAAGTATCAGATGAGATATTTCACCAGAGCATGAATGAATTTGAAGAGTTTTGTATTGAACATTATGGTCTACAAACAGTTCTCTCTTCCGATGCAAAATTTGAAATCTGGGCTTATAGAATGAGGTAA
- the eno gene encoding phosphopyruvate hydratase, giving the protein MFETAIDAIFAREILDSRGRPTVEAQVFLVNGATGLAQVPSGASTGTFEAHELRDNDKSRYGGKGVLKAVQNVNEVLAPKLVEMNVLNQELIDRTMLDLDGSPNKSHLGANAILAVSLAVAKAGAESSGMPLYRYLGGPLANLLPVPLMNVINGGAHAANNVDFQEFMIVPVGAPSFREALRWGAEVFATLSKVLDEKGLLTGVGDEGGFAPNLESNQVALELLVAAIEKAGYKPGEQVALALDVAASEFYKNGQYVYDGKPHSGAEFIDYLGKLVDQYPIVSIEDGLHEEDWQNWQLLTQKLGSRVQLVGDDLFVTNTKRLQKGIELKASNAILIKLNQIGSLTETLETIDLATRNGFRSVISHRSGETEDTTIADLAVATRAGQIKTGSLCRSERVAKYNRLLRIEDELSDRAVYAGAVGLGPKGF; this is encoded by the coding sequence ATGTTTGAGACTGCCATTGATGCTATATTTGCTCGCGAAATTCTTGATTCTCGCGGTAGACCGACAGTTGAAGCACAAGTGTTTTTGGTAAACGGTGCTACAGGATTGGCGCAGGTTCCCAGTGGTGCCTCTACTGGCACTTTTGAAGCACACGAATTGCGGGATAACGACAAAAGCCGTTATGGGGGTAAAGGTGTCCTCAAGGCGGTGCAAAATGTCAATGAGGTGCTAGCTCCCAAGTTAGTAGAAATGAACGTCCTTAACCAGGAACTTATTGACCGCACCATGCTTGACCTGGATGGTTCCCCTAACAAATCCCATCTTGGTGCTAATGCGATTTTAGCGGTTTCTCTGGCAGTAGCTAAAGCGGGTGCTGAATCTTCGGGAATGCCCCTCTACCGCTATTTAGGTGGTCCGTTAGCAAATCTGTTACCCGTACCGTTAATGAACGTGATTAACGGTGGTGCTCATGCAGCTAACAACGTGGATTTTCAAGAGTTTATGATTGTTCCCGTTGGAGCACCTTCTTTCCGAGAAGCGCTGCGTTGGGGTGCAGAAGTGTTTGCGACTCTTAGCAAAGTGTTAGATGAAAAAGGTTTGCTCACTGGTGTGGGCGATGAAGGTGGTTTTGCCCCCAACCTGGAGTCAAACCAAGTGGCTTTGGAATTGCTTGTTGCAGCTATTGAGAAAGCTGGCTACAAACCAGGAGAACAAGTGGCGTTAGCACTGGATGTTGCTGCTAGTGAGTTTTACAAAAACGGGCAGTACGTCTATGATGGCAAACCTCACTCTGGTGCTGAGTTTATTGATTACCTCGGCAAACTTGTTGACCAATATCCGATTGTGTCCATTGAAGATGGGTTGCACGAGGAAGATTGGCAAAATTGGCAGTTACTGACTCAAAAGTTAGGTTCTCGCGTGCAGTTGGTGGGAGATGATTTGTTTGTCACCAACACCAAGCGCTTGCAAAAAGGCATTGAACTCAAAGCAAGTAATGCCATTTTGATTAAACTCAATCAAATTGGTTCGCTTACAGAAACTTTGGAAACAATTGACTTGGCAACCCGCAATGGTTTCCGGTCAGTGATTAGCCATCGTTCTGGAGAAACCGAAGACACAACCATCGCTGATTTAGCAGTTGCAACCCGTGCCGGTCAAATTAAAACAGGTTCTCTGTGTCGTAGCGAACGAGTTGCAAAATACAACCGCTTGCTGCGAATTGAAGATGAACTTAGCGATCGCGCCGTCTATGCTGGTGCTGTTGGATTAGGTCCGAAAGGATTTTAG
- a CDS encoding group II intron reverse transcriptase: MAEIGNTLDCAISPLLANIALHGMEQRIQETFPRMSTTMRETWFHKKDTHFNPPNIIRYADDFVILHEDKTVVQRCREIISEWLIGIGLELKPEKTRLTHTFNSELSEDGKAGFDFLGHHIRQYSAGKYRSNKNAQGEILGFNTLITPSAKASKAHQEEVGRIITKHRSTPQAELIKDLNPVIRGWTSFYSHSDAQTVRELSKQDHLTYLKLRRWALRRCGKAKKAYHKYWTSIDDNHWVFATKKGEANPRRLLKHSEMSCSSTDYVKVKGDKSPYDGDTVYWSSRLGTHPEMPNRKAKLLKQQKGKCPWCGLSFQSWDVIEEDHKIPKALGGKDEYKNLQLLHRHCHDEKTAIDLKEIRRKNYLKFHKKLFQFWEKFEWDWINDIPNFISKKVRKSDVTNGQHTE; encoded by the coding sequence ATGGCAGAAATTGGCAACACCTTGGACTGCGCGATCTCACCCTTACTTGCGAATATAGCCCTCCACGGTATGGAACAACGGATTCAAGAAACCTTTCCCAGAATGTCAACTACCATGAGGGAAACTTGGTTTCACAAAAAGGACACACATTTTAATCCTCCTAACATAATCCGTTACGCCGATGACTTCGTAATTCTTCACGAAGATAAAACCGTTGTCCAAAGATGCCGAGAAATCATCTCGGAATGGTTAATTGGTATAGGACTTGAATTAAAACCTGAAAAAACCCGGTTAACCCACACATTCAATTCTGAATTAAGTGAGGATGGCAAAGCCGGATTTGATTTCTTAGGACATCACATCCGACAATATTCAGCCGGGAAGTACCGAAGCAATAAAAACGCACAAGGTGAAATATTAGGTTTTAACACCCTTATCACCCCATCCGCGAAGGCGAGTAAGGCTCACCAAGAGGAGGTTGGAAGAATCATCACAAAACATAGGTCTACGCCACAAGCGGAATTAATCAAAGACCTCAACCCTGTGATAAGGGGATGGACTTCTTTTTACTCCCACTCCGATGCTCAAACAGTTAGAGAATTATCAAAACAAGACCACCTCACATACCTGAAACTTCGACGATGGGCACTCCGTCGCTGTGGAAAAGCCAAAAAAGCTTATCATAAGTACTGGACTTCCATAGACGATAATCACTGGGTATTCGCAACCAAAAAAGGGGAAGCGAACCCCCGAAGGTTACTTAAACATAGTGAGATGAGTTGCAGTAGCACTGACTATGTCAAAGTTAAAGGCGATAAAAGCCCCTACGATGGCGACACAGTTTATTGGAGTTCAAGACTAGGGACACATCCTGAAATGCCGAATCGTAAGGCTAAGCTATTAAAACAGCAAAAGGGTAAATGTCCCTGGTGCGGATTAAGCTTCCAAAGTTGGGATGTAATTGAAGAAGACCACAAAATCCCCAAAGCTCTAGGCGGTAAGGATGAATACAAAAATCTTCAATTATTACATCGGCATTGTCATGACGAAAAAACCGCAATTGACTTAAAAGAAATTCGGAGGAAAAACTATCTGAAATTCCATAAGAAATTATTTCAATTTTGGGAGAAATTTGAATGGGATTGGATAAATGATATTCCAAATTTCATAAGTAAAAAGGTTAGGAAGTCCGACGTGACAAATGGACAACACACTGAGTAG